Proteins found in one Triticum aestivum cultivar Chinese Spring chromosome 4D, IWGSC CS RefSeq v2.1, whole genome shotgun sequence genomic segment:
- the LOC123096494 gene encoding elongation factor P encodes MAALRHLAGATHNHRIAANSSSLFDLQRPPSCLAAARPLSLAPLRSRFTRLYALSSNDIKVGFNLEVDGAPWKILEFLHVKPGKGAAFVRTKMRNYITGNTVEKTFRAGSTIQEASISKETKQFTYKDGSQFVFMDLTSFEESRLNESDVGDRQKWLKEGMDCTLLYWNGRIIDFDLPITVRLTVTEADPGQGDSAQGGTKPATLETGAVVNVPSFVDVGDDVLIDSRTGQYMSRA; translated from the exons ATGGCCGCTctccgccacctcgccggcgccacCCACAACCACCGCATCGCGGCCAACTCCTCCTCCCTCTTCGACCTCCAGCGGCCGCCTTCCTGCCTCGCCGCGGCGCGACCCCTCAGCCTCGCGCCCCTCCGCTCCCGCTTCACCC GGCTTTACGCGCTGTCCAGCAACGACATCAAGGTGGGGTTCAACCTGGAGGTGGACGGCGCGCCGTGGAAGATTCTTG AGTTTCTCCATGTCAAACCTGGAAAAGGTGCCGCTTTTGTGAGGACAAAAATGCGCAATTATATCACTGGCAACACAGTTGAGAAAACCTTTCGAGCTGGAAGTACG ATCCAGGAAGCTTCTATTTCAAAGGAAACCAAACAATTCACCTACAAGGATGGCTCCCAGTTTGTGTTCATGGATTTG ACATCCTTTGAAGAAAGCCGTTTAAACGAGTCAGATGTTGGCGACAGGCAGAAGTGGTTGAAAGAAGGAATGGACTGCACTTTGTTATACTGGAATGGACGG ATCATTGATTTTGATCTCCCCATCACTGTTAGGCTGACCGTAACCGAGGCTGATCCAGGGCAAGGTGACAGTGCACAAG GAGGAACAAAGCCTGCAACTCTGGAAACAGGAGCTGTTGTCAATGTGCCGTCTTTCGTTGATGTAGGCGATGATGTCCTAATTGACTCGAGAACCGGGCAGTATATGAGCCGGGCATAG
- the LOC123096493 gene encoding protein TOC75, chloroplastic, whose product MGFTAVAISSSNPKPRSETPRNAALTSAISAASGSTGLPHLGSEDGGRGFGGLLSWLFNAGAAHAAEEKPPSRDWDAHEFGARTTVPFARLQGAKRYKVSDVRFLDRRALGGGGARVTTGPDDPLFEGAALRPGEVYTRSQLLGELEALSSCGMFDGVSVEAVRPQPDGTLGITVSYAEALWPPAKRFSCVNVGGLLPAQADEVEDDDMTEREKIALRRRHERAYQQRLGRAKACILPEPVRGEVVEMVRKQGRVSARLLQRIRDCVQRWYHGEGFVCAQVINFGNLDAGEVLCEVVEGEVTGVEYQFQDKLGNVVEGNTQLPVIDRELPQQLRPGHIFNIGAGKQALKNINALGLFSNIEVNPRPDETKEGGVVVEIKLKEQDPKSADVETVWNFVPGDQGRPTLASIQPGGGVTFEHRNICGLNRSLAGSFSSSNLLNPQDDVSFKLEYTHPYLDGVEDRSRNRIFKASCFNTKKLSPVFVAGPNMDDAPPIWVDRVGIKANITENLTKQSKFTYGLVLEEITTRDESNDVCTHGLRTKATGALGMDGPPTTFSGTGVDRMAFLHANVTRDNTEFVNGETIGDRCIFQVDQGLGIGSRNPFFNRHQLTVTKFVNLNKQEKGAGKPPPAVLVAHGRYAGCVGDLPSYDAFALGGPHSVRGYGMGELGACRNLLEVATEVRIPVPVMKNTHVYAFAEHGTDLGSSKDVKGNPTEFFRRAGQGSSYGVGVRLGPLRAEYAVDHNAGTGSVFFRYGDRF is encoded by the exons ATGGGGTTCACCGCCGTAGCCATATCGTCCTCCAACCCAAAGCCCCGCTCCGAGACCCCCCGCAACGCGGCCCTCACGTCCGCCATCTCCGCCGCTTCGGGCAGCACCGGTCTTCCTCACCTCGGCAGCGAAGATGGTGGCCGCGGCTTCGGAGGCCTCCTATCGTGGCTCTTCAACGCCGGCGCGGCGCACGCCGCGGAGGAGAAGCCGCCGTCGAGGGACTGGGACGCGCACGAGTTCGGGGCCAGGACGACGGTGCCGTTCGCGAGGCTGCAAGGGGCCAAGAGGTACAAGGTCTCCGACGTCAGGTTCCTCGACCGCCGCGCGCTCGGCGGCGGGGGCGCGCGCGTCACGACGGGGCCCGACGACCCCCTGTTCGAGGGCGCGGCGCTGCGGCCCGGCGAGGTGTACACCCGGTCGCAGCTGCTCGGGGAGCTCGAGGCGCTGTCCTCGTGCGGCATGTTCGACGGCGTCAGCGTGGAGGCGGTCCGGCCCCAGCCCGACGGCACCCTCGGCATAACCGTCTCCTACGCCGAGGCCCTCTGGCCCCCGGCGAAGCGGTTCAGCTGCGTCAACGTGGGCGGCCTCTTGCCGGCGCAGgccgacgaggtcgaggacgatgaCATGACGGAGAGGGAGAAGATTGCGCTCCGGCGGAGGCATGAGAGGGCGTATCAGCAGCGGCTCGGGCGGGCCAAGGCGTGCATCCTGCCGGAGCCCGTGCGCGGGGAGGTGGTGGAGATGGTGAGGAAGCAGGGACGGGTGAGCGCCAGGCTGCTGCAGAGGATCAGGGACTGCGTCCAGAGGTGGTACCACGGTGAGGGGTTCGTGTGCGCTCAGGTGATCAACTTCGGGAATCTTGACGCCGGCGAGGTTTTGTGCGAGGTCGTCGAGGGGGAGGTAACCGGGGTGGAGTACCAGTTCCAAGACAAGCTCGGCAATGTCGTCGAGGGGAACACCCAGCTCCCTGTAATTGACAGGGAGCTGCCCCAGCAG CTTCGACCAGGTCATATCTTTAACATTGGGGCGGGGAAACAAGCTCTGAAGAACATAAATGCGCTCGGATTATTCTCCAACATAGAGGTGAATCCACGACCTGATGAGACAAAAGAAGGGGGCGTAGTGGTTGAAATCAAGCTCAAAGAACAAGATCCCAAATCAGCCGACGTGGAGACAGTGTGGAACTTTGTACCAGGGGATCAGGGACGACCAACTCTT GCATCCATTCAACCTGGAGGAGGTGTGACGTTTGAGCACCGCAACATCTGTGGCCTGAACCGATCTCTCGCCGGATCTTTCTCATCGAGCAACCTGCTCAACCCTCAG GATGATGTTTCATTCAAGCTTGAGTACACACATCCTTACTTGGACGGTGTGGAGGACCGGAGCAGGAACCGCATCTTCAAAGCCAGTTGCTTCAACACCAAGAAACTCAGCCCTGTCTTTGTCGCCGGCCCCAACATGGACGATGCTCCACCCATCTGGGTCGACAGAGTTGGAATCAAAGCTAACATAACAGAG AACCTCACAAAGCAGAGCAAGTTCACGTATGGCCTCGTGCTGGAGGAGATCACGACGCGTGATGAGAGCAATGATGTGTGCACACATGGGCTCCGGACGAAGGCCACCGGTGCCCTTGGCATGGATGGCCCCCCCACGACGTTCAGCGGCACCGGCGTGGACCGGATGGCGTTTCTTCATGCCAATGTGACCCGGGATAACACGGAGTTCGTCAACGGTGAGACCATCGGTGACAGATGCATCTTCCAG GTGGACCAGGGCCTGGGCATCGGGAGCAGGAACCCGTTCTTCAACCGCCATCAGCTGACGGTCACGAAGTTCGTGAACCTAAACAAGCAAGAGAAGGGAGCCGGGAAGCCGCCGCCGGCCGTTCTCGTCGCCCATGGCCGCTACGCCGGATGCGTGGGGGACCTGCCGAGCTACGACGCGTTCGCCCTCGGAGGGCCTCACTCGGTCAGGGGCTACGGCATGGGCGAACTCGGCGCCTGTAGGAACCTTCTCGAG GTCGCGACGGAGGTGCGCATCCCTGTCCCCGTGATGAAGAACACGCACGTTTACGCTTTTGCCGAGCATGGCACCGACCTCGGGAGCTCCAAGGACGTCAAGGGGAACCCCACGGAGTTCTTCCGGCGCGCCGGCCAGGGATCGTCGTATGGCGTGGGCGTCCGGCTTGGCCCGCTCCGGGCGGAGTACGCCGTCGACCACAACGCCGGCACGGGATCCGTCTTCTTCAGATACGGCGACAGGTTCTAG